The following nucleotide sequence is from Gammaproteobacteria bacterium.
GTAGGGAAGACTTCGTTCCGATTATCCGAAAAATGCCGGGGCTAATCGCGTACACGATAATTGCCGGAGACGACATGGCCTCGACCGTCAGCATCTTTGAAAGCAAGGCTGCCGCCGATGAATCAACCCGACGGGCGGTTGCATGGGCCGCCGAAACGGTGACTGACTTCGACGTGCCGACCAAGATCATTGAAGGCAATGTGATGGCACACGAGGTCCCTTGACCCGTCACTAACCCATTGGTGTGATGAGAATATCAACAAGTCGGTGGCGGTGAAGTATCCAACGTGCAGAGGTTCACGCGAGATTGCTGTCCGGAGTTTCCACCACCAAATGGTCGTGTTTCGTCATCTGGCAGTAGGTGTGACAGCGCTAGTTGAACCGTTCAGCCTCCTCCGCCAAGGTGCGAAGAAACACCTCGCGGTCTTCGTCGTCTACATAGACCGTCTCTTGCCGATCACCCCTGGACGTGACGTGGTACAGGGCACCGGCGAATTCAATGCGCAACGGTCTGGCCATACGCGAGAATATAGCTTGGTCGGTAGCATGTTACAATTCGAGACCTGACCCTATATCCTAGAACGCGGCTAATCATGATCTCGAATCCATCACTTCAATTAGCAACATGCTTCGAAGCTGTTGCCAGCGCCCTAGTCAGATGAATGGAACTCAAAACGCCTATAACATCATCTTTATCCGGCCTTCCATTGCGACTGACGACAACAACTGAACAATGGCATCGATCAAAGTCGCGAAGCACATCGCGTAGAGTAGCGCCGCTCGTAACAACCAAAAATCTTTTCCGCATGACAGTCTGAGGTTGAAACTGTTTATTATTCCTATACGATACTGGGATCACAACTCCAATGACTTTTTCATCTTCGATAACACAGATAGATTTCTCCGCACCTGTCACCAACTCATTTTTTGCGGCAAATTGCATATCAGTTTCCATAATCCCGTCAACGACAATCTGAGACTGAACATCTAACAGGAATCCCCGCGGGACATATTCGTTACGACGTAACAGTTTAGTGGTGTAAATATCTGCGCGCATGAAAAAATGACGAGTCGAATAAGCGAGAGCAACCCCCACCATTACCGGTAACACCACACTGTAATTCAGTGTCATCTCATATGTCATGATGGCCGCTGTCATTGGCGCACTGGTAGTCGCTGCGACCATGGATGCCATCCCCACCAGAGCAAACGTCGTCGGATCGGCATCCAGCGCAGGAAACCACATTGCCAATAATGTTCCAATGAAACCACCCAGGGTAGCGCCCAAAAATAATGACGGTGAAAACACACCGCCGGAACCACCGGAGCCGAGCGTCAGAGTTGTTGCCAGAAGTTTTCCAGTAAACAGCAGTAGTATGAACCAAGGATTCCCAATGGTGTCATTGAGAACATCCTGAATGGTTGCGTATCCCACACCCTGAACATAATAATGACCGGTAGTCCTTTGAAATCCATACATCATGACGCCTAAAATCAGAGCGCCACCGGCATGTCGGATGTAAGGATTTACAGGTAATGCTTCGAATCTATCTTCACTCCAATAGACAGCCTTGATGAAGAGTACCGCTGCCAAGCCAATAACCACAGCAAAAGGGAAGTAGAGGACTAGCACGAGTGCATTTTCTAGGGTGGCACTGGTAGGTAGTTGTGGCACCTGAAAAGCGGGATCGGGCCCGATCA
It contains:
- a CDS encoding antibiotic biosynthesis monooxygenase: MYAVIRHHNVKGPEANELARQGREDFVPIIRKMPGLIAYTIIAGDDMASTVSIFESKAAADESTRRAVAWAAETVTDFDVPTKIIEGNVMAHEVP
- a CDS encoding chloride channel protein; its protein translation is MNEEKLRPLEMRSIFLISIVIGILTGYAAWLFRLLIGLVHNISFLGQFSVNYDANQHTAASVWGAFIIVVPAIGGVIVIWLIERFAREAKGHGMPEVISAIHNKQGDIRGIVAVVKSLASAITIGTGGSLGREGPIVLISSALSSTISKWLRLSVYQRNLMIACGASGGIAATFNAPLGGILFSMELLLLAVNVRTIMPVVMSSVIAANVGRYLIGPDPAFQVPQLPTSATLENALVLVLYFPFAVVIGLAAVLFIKAVYWSEDRFEALPVNPYIRHAGGALILGVMMYGFQRTTGHYYVQGVGYATIQDVLNDTIGNPWFILLLFTGKLLATTLTLGSGGSGGVFSPSLFLGATLGGFIGTLLAMWFPALDADPTTFALVGMASMVAATTSAPMTAAIMTYEMTLNYSVVLPVMVGVALAYSTRHFFMRADIYTTKLLRRNEYVPRGFLLDVQSQIVVDGIMETDMQFAAKNELVTGAEKSICVIEDEKVIGVVIPVSYRNNKQFQPQTVMRKRFLVVTSGATLRDVLRDFDRCHCSVVVVSRNGRPDKDDVIGVLSSIHLTRALATASKHVAN